AACATCTTCCACACGAAGATGCACCTGAAGGAGTTCGACCTCGACACCTACCTGTTCGAGGAGAAGGCCCGCAACCTCTCGTTCAAGGAGCGCATGCGCATCGAGGCGCTGCTCAAGCGCGAGATCGAGGAACTGTTCCACGGCCGCAACCTGGTCGAGTAACCGCGCGGTTACTCGCGGTTACACGCGGTTGCAGCGGTGCCGGGCACACTGGCCTGGCATGGAAAACAAGGCGGGACGACCCGCCCGCGGCAGGCGCCGCGAACGCGGGACCGACGGCGGTCCGGAACCTGGTTCCGGGCCGCTTTTGCATTGCGGCCCGGGCGAATCGCAAGGAGATCGAGATGTCCTGGATCCTGCTCGTACTGGCTGGCCTGCTGGAAGTGGTGTGGGCCGTCGGCCTGAAGTACTCGCACGGCTTCACCCGGCTCACGCCCAGCCTGGTCACCGTGGTGGCGATGCTCGGCAGCTTCTGGCTGCTGGCCACCGCGTTGAAGACGATCCCGTTGGGCACCGGCTACGCGGTGTGGGTCGGCATCGGCGCGGTCGGCACCGCCCTGCTGGGCATGCTGGTGTTCAAGGAGCCCGCGACCACCGCGCGGCTGCTGTGCATAGGCCTGATCGTGGCGGGTATCGCCGGCCTGAAGCTCACCAGCACCTGACCGCCTCGCGCGGAGCGAGTCGGGGCGTTGGCACGGGAAGCACGTGGACACGCGCCAGTGGCCTTCCCACCTTGGCGTTCCTCGCCACTTCCATCCGCCGCATCGGCGGACGCGCTGCGCTTGTCCGGGCTACGGACCTGTCCGCCCGCCCCATCGTCCCGGACTCCCGAAGACGCCCGGGCCCGCTTGCCAATCACGAATCACGAATTCCGAATCACCAATCCCGAATCCCGAATCCCGAATCCCGAATCGTCAGAGCCGGTAAGCCACCAGCTTCATGAACTTCGAGGCCAGGGCCATCGCCTGCGGGATCGGCTGCGGCAGGATGCGGGCGCCGGCGGCCTCGGCGTGGTCGGCGTGGCGGGCCTCGTCCTCCTTCATCACCCGGATGATCTCGCGGCTGCGCTGGTCGTCCGCGGGCAGGGTATCGAGGTGCTCGTCCAGGTGGGCCTCGACCTGGCGCTCGGTCTCGACCACGAAGCCCAGGTTCCAGCCGTCGCCGCGCAGGCCGGCGAGGGTGCCGATGGCGTAGCTGCCGGCGTACCACAGCGGGTTGAACAGGCTGGGACGGCTGTCCAGCTCGCGCAGGCGCTGGGCACACCAGGCCAGGTGGTCGGTCTCCTCCTGGGCCGCCTCCAGCAGGTGCTGGCGGGTGGCCGGGTCGCGCGCAACCGCGGCCTGGCCGAAGTACAGGCCCTGGGCGCAGACCTCGCCGACGTGGTTGATCCGCATCAGGCCGGCGGCGTGGCGGCGCTCGGCCTTGGGCAGGACCGGGTCCTCGGCGCGGGCGGGGCAGGGGCGGGACGCCGGCGGGTCGCCCAGGGTGGTCTCCAGGGCGCGCTGGACCTCGACCAGGACGTGGTCTACGGACGACAGGTGGCGGGCGGCGGACAGCATGGGCGTGGCTCCTCGTGGTACGGGGATTGTCGGCCGGGGCGGCGATGCCGCCAAGTGAAGCCGGGCAGGCTGGACCCGCTCCATGGGGCAACTTGCGCCGGACCCTCCGGATGGGCTACCATTCCGCCTCTTTGCTGCACCTTTCACAACGCGAGGCAAAGT
This genomic interval from Pseudoxanthomonas suwonensis 11-1 contains the following:
- the sugE gene encoding quaternary ammonium compound efflux SMR transporter SugE, yielding MSWILLVLAGLLEVVWAVGLKYSHGFTRLTPSLVTVVAMLGSFWLLATALKTIPLGTGYAVWVGIGAVGTALLGMLVFKEPATTARLLCIGLIVAGIAGLKLTST
- the coq7 gene encoding 2-polyprenyl-3-methyl-6-methoxy-1,4-benzoquinone monooxygenase; translation: MLSAARHLSSVDHVLVEVQRALETTLGDPPASRPCPARAEDPVLPKAERRHAAGLMRINHVGEVCAQGLYFGQAAVARDPATRQHLLEAAQEETDHLAWCAQRLRELDSRPSLFNPLWYAGSYAIGTLAGLRGDGWNLGFVVETERQVEAHLDEHLDTLPADDQRSREIIRVMKEDEARHADHAEAAGARILPQPIPQAMALASKFMKLVAYRL